One part of the Thermostichus vulcanus str. 'Rupite' genome encodes these proteins:
- a CDS encoding FHA domain-containing protein, translating into MATDTDSSSSALRTWHVLVIDDDQGRRAVALNAATYSIGRDPNSAIVVHSSAISRQHALLLRLPQKTGQYAYRLLDGNIEGKRSTNGISVNGKKCFSWDLKDGDQILLGDQVPIQYCIRQLSEEDFQQYLQSASFRSVKAEVVDRRSTTMQKFDPPVTQVILPKEETTENIKEAMPRRRNALWLLIQTVWRRLRQDKR; encoded by the coding sequence ATGGCTACTGATACCGATTCTTCTTCTTCCGCTCTGCGAACCTGGCATGTACTGGTGATCGATGATGACCAAGGGCGGCGGGCCGTGGCGCTGAATGCGGCAACCTATTCGATTGGCCGGGATCCCAATAGTGCGATTGTGGTTCATTCGTCGGCCATTTCCCGGCAACATGCGCTGCTGCTGCGGCTTCCGCAAAAGACGGGTCAGTACGCCTATCGGCTGCTGGATGGGAATATCGAGGGCAAGCGCAGTACCAACGGCATCTCGGTGAATGGGAAGAAGTGTTTTTCCTGGGATCTCAAGGATGGGGATCAGATCCTGCTGGGGGATCAGGTGCCGATTCAGTATTGCATTCGCCAGTTGTCGGAAGAAGATTTTCAGCAATACTTGCAATCGGCCAGCTTTCGCAGTGTAAAGGCGGAGGTGGTGGATCGGCGCTCGACCACGATGCAAAAGTTTGATCCACCTGTGACTCAGGTGATTTTGCCGAAGGAGGAGACGACAGAGAATATCAAAGAAGCTATGCCCCGCCGCCGCAACGCCCTTTGGCTGTTGATTCAGACCGTGTGGCGGCGTTTGCGACAGGACAAGCGGTAA
- a CDS encoding low-complexity tail membrane protein yields MRKHWQEPFLWIHAAGILVFPLWIGLTLIGLATGDPLFPVGVEQAWVAVVGIVPTFVMQWRKPFNIFSLLVVSIAPKDLTPEQRRILAAFLRPEQKILTVLTAILMLEVCERLYDFAPLFAALTPGTGTRIAGLAIAAFGFWGANLFLQIPVAVARVLLLSEPELAQIEPIPTDQIESQFSVVGSQRTQLLQRLLGWLAWSSPEPTVALAETSDPASTLPTDSSPPRPGSAAPATDAPETTSETPADPA; encoded by the coding sequence ATGCGCAAACACTGGCAGGAGCCTTTCCTCTGGATCCATGCTGCCGGGATCCTCGTCTTTCCCCTCTGGATCGGATTGACCCTCATCGGTTTGGCCACAGGGGATCCCCTTTTTCCGGTGGGGGTGGAGCAGGCTTGGGTAGCGGTAGTGGGCATTGTGCCGACATTTGTCATGCAGTGGCGCAAACCCTTCAATATCTTTAGCCTGCTGGTGGTGTCTATTGCCCCCAAAGACCTCACCCCTGAACAGCGCCGGATCCTGGCTGCTTTTCTCAGACCCGAGCAGAAAATTCTCACGGTTTTGACCGCGATCCTGATGCTGGAAGTCTGTGAGCGCCTTTATGACTTTGCCCCACTGTTTGCGGCACTCACCCCTGGCACAGGCACCCGCATCGCCGGTTTGGCCATTGCTGCCTTTGGTTTTTGGGGGGCCAACTTGTTTTTGCAGATCCCCGTGGCAGTAGCACGAGTACTCCTCTTGAGTGAGCCAGAGTTAGCCCAAATTGAGCCGATTCCCACCGACCAGATCGAAAGCCAGTTTTCTGTAGTCGGCAGCCAGCGCACTCAACTTTTGCAGCGGTTGCTTGGGTGGCTTGCTTGGTCCAGTCCAGAACCCACAGTTGCTTTGGCTGAGACCAGTGATCCTGCTTCTACCCTACCCACCGATTCGAGTCCCCCCCGCCCCGGATCGGCAGCTCCCGCTACAGATGCCCCTGAAACAACTTCCGAAACCCCTGCAGATCCGGCTTAA
- a CDS encoding cation:proton antiporter yields MNPLLLAVETAGPAEAEVAANLSPLILVAVLMALVVIYLASRIAGEIAVRLSFPPVLGELLGGVMVGASVLGLLVFREGQVTGEELQTLAHSSTLMQFLQATAGLSEGSLTEVFSAQSEIIDILSEIGVIILLFEIGLESDLSELLRVGPQAAAVAVIGVAVPFLAGTLGLLYFFQVPVIPAVFAGAALTATSIGITARVLAELQKLTSPEGQVIIGAAVLDDVLGIIILAVVAGLAKNGEVNLTDIGIIIVSAIVFLVGSIVLGRLLSSYFVALLNSLKTRGNPLLPALVLAFVLAYVGQIIHLEAILGAFAAGLILAETDKRQELEEQIKPISDLLVPIFFVCVGAKTNLAVLNPAIPANREGLVIALFLIGVAILGKLAAGLGAFGKPGINRYAIGVGMIPRGEVGLVFAGVGAASGVLSDALDVSIIVMVIATTFVAPLWLRGVLVRAEAESKEEEIPSLRDLQADVAEQDRENSRANSDGIPADMAEVDQVGIPEG; encoded by the coding sequence ATGAACCCGCTGTTGCTCGCCGTAGAAACCGCCGGCCCCGCCGAAGCAGAAGTAGCAGCCAATCTTTCTCCCCTAATCCTGGTTGCGGTGCTGATGGCTTTGGTGGTGATCTACCTAGCCAGCCGTATTGCTGGAGAAATTGCCGTTCGTCTTAGCTTTCCCCCCGTGCTTGGCGAGCTGCTCGGTGGCGTCATGGTGGGTGCTTCCGTGCTGGGGCTGCTGGTGTTCCGCGAAGGACAGGTAACCGGGGAAGAACTGCAAACCCTGGCCCATTCCTCCACGCTGATGCAATTTTTGCAGGCCACCGCTGGTCTCAGCGAGGGATCCCTGACCGAGGTGTTCTCCGCCCAAAGCGAGATCATCGATATCCTCTCCGAAATTGGAGTGATCATTCTTTTGTTCGAAATCGGCCTGGAATCGGATCTCAGCGAACTGTTGCGAGTCGGCCCGCAAGCGGCAGCCGTAGCCGTCATTGGTGTCGCTGTCCCCTTTCTCGCTGGTACTCTCGGCTTGCTCTACTTCTTTCAGGTGCCCGTCATTCCCGCCGTCTTCGCCGGAGCTGCCCTGACCGCAACCAGCATCGGCATCACCGCCCGTGTCTTGGCCGAATTACAGAAACTCACTTCCCCAGAAGGACAAGTGATCATCGGTGCCGCCGTCTTGGATGACGTTCTCGGCATCATCATCTTGGCAGTGGTTGCCGGATTGGCCAAAAACGGAGAAGTTAACCTCACCGATATCGGCATCATTATTGTCAGTGCCATCGTTTTCTTGGTCGGTTCTATTGTCTTGGGGCGTCTGCTCAGCTCTTATTTTGTTGCTCTCCTCAACAGCCTCAAAACCCGAGGCAATCCCCTTCTACCGGCCCTTGTCCTTGCGTTTGTATTGGCGTATGTTGGTCAAATCATTCACCTAGAGGCCATTTTGGGAGCCTTTGCTGCAGGCTTAATCCTGGCAGAAACCGATAAACGACAGGAGCTAGAAGAACAAATTAAACCCATCTCCGATCTGTTGGTACCCATCTTTTTTGTCTGTGTCGGGGCCAAAACCAATCTCGCCGTTCTTAACCCCGCCATTCCCGCCAACCGAGAAGGTTTGGTGATTGCCCTCTTTTTGATTGGGGTGGCCATCCTCGGCAAGTTAGCCGCCGGTTTGGGAGCGTTTGGCAAACCGGGCATCAACCGATATGCGATTGGGGTAGGCATGATCCCGCGCGGTGAAGTCGGTTTGGTCTTCGCCGGTGTTGGGGCTGCTAGCGGTGTTCTCTCCGATGCCCTCGATGTCAGCATTATTGTGATGGTTATCGCCACTACGTTTGTTGCCCCCCTCTGGCTACGTGGGGTATTGGTGAGAGCCGAAGCTGAGTCAAAGGAAGAAGAAATACCCTCCCTACGGGATCTCCAAGCAGACGTGGCCGAACAAGACCGAGAAAACAGCCGAGCCAACTCCGACGGGATCCCTGCTGATATGGCGGAAGTGGATCAGGTGGGCATTCCCGAGGGATAA
- a CDS encoding ABC transporter permease, whose amino-acid sequence MMFLLHTLMRNLKKLSDHGLPILVVGILLVLVWDPVAIWVNSPAAERLLERGTADCQTVIECARQLRNPIVPSLGQLGRGLANMALPLGSTSTVGYNALITAAETLVGLGLALVVGFVSAVALVFSRAFERMMLPWIVASQNVPIVALAPVLAVLLGQYGVQGWLPKAIVAAYIAFFPLSVGIAKGLSSVPPLQLDLMRTYHAHPLQVFYLLRIPAALPMLFTSLKISAAMALVGAIVAEISIVSFSGLGPMLLSRSYYSDMVGLWVIMLVAAALGILLVQGIGLLEKGLMGWQNRP is encoded by the coding sequence ATGATGTTTCTTCTCCACACCTTGATGCGCAACCTGAAAAAGCTGAGTGACCATGGCTTGCCGATCCTTGTGGTGGGGATCCTGCTGGTGTTGGTGTGGGATCCCGTGGCAATTTGGGTGAATAGCCCGGCAGCGGAGCGCCTGTTGGAACGGGGGACGGCGGATTGTCAGACGGTGATTGAATGTGCAAGGCAGTTACGCAACCCGATCGTGCCTTCTTTGGGGCAGTTGGGTCGGGGGTTGGCGAATATGGCGTTGCCTCTGGGATCTACCAGTACGGTCGGGTATAACGCCTTGATCACGGCGGCAGAAACCTTGGTCGGGCTGGGGTTGGCGCTGGTGGTGGGGTTTGTCTCGGCGGTGGCGCTGGTGTTTTCGCGGGCCTTTGAACGGATGATGTTGCCCTGGATTGTGGCGTCCCAGAATGTACCGATTGTGGCCTTGGCGCCGGTACTGGCGGTGTTACTGGGGCAATACGGGGTACAGGGATGGTTACCGAAGGCAATTGTAGCGGCTTATATTGCTTTTTTCCCGTTGTCGGTTGGCATTGCCAAAGGGTTGAGTAGTGTGCCGCCTTTGCAGTTGGATTTGATGCGCACTTACCATGCCCACCCGTTACAAGTATTTTATTTGTTAAGGATCCCGGCGGCTTTGCCGATGTTGTTTACCAGTTTGAAAATTTCAGCGGCGATGGCTTTGGTGGGGGCGATTGTGGCAGAGATTTCGATTGTCAGTTTCTCTGGGTTGGGGCCGATGTTACTCAGCCGCTCCTACTACAGTGACATGGTGGGGTTGTGGGTGATTATGTTAGTGGCGGCAGCTTTAGGGATCCTCTTGGTACAGGGGATTGGGCTGCTGGAAAAAGGCTTGATGGGTTGGCAGAATCGCCCCTAG
- a CDS encoding MATE family efflux transporter — protein sequence MKQVIKFEISRELGGRFLKLSAYTILSNLMVPLAGVLDVAFLGHLPEIRHLAGVALATVIFNFIYWSFGFLRMSTTGLVAQAAGRGDGEEVWRVGLRALGLGMGIGLILLLLHPLLREVGFALLSGTDEVKAAGRDYFNARIWGAPAYLLSLGILGWFLGREQGRVVLILSLVGNLSNGVLNYIGVVVLGWGSWGAGLATAGSEYLTVLTGLGYWVAQEGIPGKRLWGSLWNTKALGALFALNGDIAVRTFALVLSFALFTHFSSGMGVEILAANTVLLQVLTLAAYVVDGFAFATESLAGFYHGRKQNGDVAGAVGQLGAVLGLAGGLSLVSGLGIAGVFTGFSGSLFGLITSQGLVLEQIERYTGWLMPVLGLGSLAFVLDGYFLGLTEGGTLRWASLFSTTVGFLPVGLWAWVSRDPQRLWLAMVCFMLARVIGLGSQVPRTLSLVVCKTGHDVSSPHLDAQPEKAE from the coding sequence ATGAAACAGGTGATCAAGTTTGAGATCTCGCGGGAACTGGGTGGACGCTTTCTGAAGTTGTCCGCCTACACCATTCTCTCCAACCTGATGGTGCCGCTGGCGGGGGTGCTGGATGTGGCCTTTTTGGGGCATTTACCAGAAATCCGTCATTTGGCAGGGGTGGCGCTGGCAACGGTGATCTTCAACTTTATCTACTGGTCGTTTGGTTTTTTGCGCATGTCCACGACGGGTTTGGTGGCTCAGGCTGCCGGACGAGGGGATGGGGAGGAGGTGTGGCGGGTGGGCCTACGGGCGCTGGGGTTGGGTATGGGGATTGGGTTAATCCTGTTGCTGTTGCATCCGCTTTTGCGGGAGGTGGGGTTTGCCCTATTGAGCGGTACGGATGAGGTGAAGGCAGCGGGGCGAGATTATTTCAATGCTCGGATTTGGGGGGCTCCTGCCTATTTGCTGAGTTTAGGGATCCTGGGTTGGTTCCTGGGACGGGAGCAGGGGCGGGTGGTGTTGATCCTTTCGCTGGTGGGGAATCTAAGCAATGGGGTGCTGAATTATATCGGGGTGGTAGTGTTGGGGTGGGGCAGTTGGGGGGCCGGGCTGGCAACAGCGGGCAGTGAGTATTTGACGGTGTTGACGGGGCTGGGGTACTGGGTGGCTCAAGAGGGGATCCCTGGGAAGCGGCTGTGGGGATCCCTGTGGAACACGAAAGCTCTAGGGGCGTTATTTGCTTTGAATGGGGATATTGCGGTGCGGACTTTTGCGTTGGTGCTCAGTTTTGCGCTGTTTACCCATTTCAGTTCTGGGATGGGGGTGGAGATCCTAGCCGCGAACACGGTGCTGCTACAGGTGCTGACGTTGGCGGCCTATGTTGTGGATGGATTTGCTTTTGCGACGGAGAGTTTGGCGGGTTTTTATCACGGGCGGAAACAGAACGGGGATGTGGCAGGGGCGGTGGGACAATTGGGGGCGGTGCTGGGGTTGGCGGGTGGGTTGAGCTTGGTATCAGGTTTGGGGATTGCTGGGGTTTTCACAGGGTTTTCGGGGAGTCTGTTCGGGCTGATCACCAGCCAAGGGTTGGTCTTGGAGCAGATCGAGCGGTACACGGGGTGGTTGATGCCCGTATTGGGTTTGGGATCCCTGGCGTTTGTGTTGGATGGGTATTTTTTGGGTCTGACGGAAGGGGGAACTTTGCGCTGGGCTAGCCTGTTTTCGACAACGGTGGGCTTTTTACCCGTTGGTTTATGGGCTTGGGTGAGCCGGGATCCGCAGCGACTCTGGTTGGCCATGGTCTGCTTTATGCTGGCACGGGTGATTGGTTTGGGATCCCAGGTGCCGCGTACTTTGTCTTTAGTTGTATGCAAAACTGGCCATGATGTTTCTTCTCCACACCTTGATGCGCAACCTGAAAAAGCTGAGTGA
- a CDS encoding NAD(P)H dehydrogenase subunit NdhS, which translates to MNTTTPNPSLMEDPLIYPGAAVRVTNPADTYYLFEGQVQRITDDRAAVLFEGGNWDKLVSFRLTELEVVDKSMSRP; encoded by the coding sequence ATGAACACAACGACCCCAAACCCCTCCTTGATGGAAGACCCCCTCATCTACCCCGGAGCTGCCGTGCGCGTCACCAACCCCGCCGACACCTACTATCTCTTCGAAGGCCAGGTGCAGCGCATCACCGATGACCGAGCTGCTGTTCTGTTTGAAGGGGGCAACTGGGATAAATTGGTCAGTTTTCGTTTAACAGAACTGGAAGTGGTTGATAAATCCATGAGCCGCCCCTAG